The Streptomyces achromogenes DNA segment TGCTTGGCGTGAGGCGGCACTCGCCGTCGGAGCCCTTGGTGCCGCTCACGTTCCCCTCGTACAGCCAGGTCTGGATGCTGCGGCCTCCCACCGCCTGGTTCTTGACGGTCACGTCGGTGTTGAACAGGGCGTCGAACTGGCTGCCCCACCCGACCGGACAAGGGAGGCCGGCGCTCGGGTCGGCCATGGTGGAGTCGCCGGCCAGCCACACGGTGACCGGCGCGGCCACGGCTCGTACGGCGGTTGCGGCGCGTGAGGCGCCGGTGCAGTTCGCCGCCATGCTGTCGGCCACCGAGGCGGCGCGAATGCCGAGGCTCGACAAGGCGATGACCAGGGCGGTCGTGACGAGTATCCGAAGGTGCTTCATGGGTTCCTTCCGGTGCGGGCGTCGCCGCACGTCGGTCAGCGCAGGTACGCGGCCAGAGGCAGGTTCTGCTCCCGGATGCTCTGGAGCAGCAGTCCGCCGATCTGTGTCGCGCCGTACTGCGAGAAGTGGGTGTTGTCCGTGACGCCGTCGACGGAGGCGCGAAGGAAGAGCTGCGCGGAGGCGGAGGGGCCGAGGGACTCCACCAGTGCCTTGCTCCTGGCAGTCAGGTCCATCACCGCTGCCTGCGGCGGCCCGCGGCGGCGGCTTCGGCCTGGTCGGCCTCACCGAACGCGTCACCGCGCTCGGCGGCGAACTGCGCACCGGGCCACGCCCCGACCGCGGCTGGCAGGTCACCGCCGCCCTCCCGGCCACCGCTGGCAGTCCGGCGCATGACCTCGTCGCCAACAGTGTTGGCACTGCTCACGGTTGATCCCCCCCTGCGGAACACGGGCTCATGCAGTTGCTTGGCCCTACTGCGCCGGCTCACGCTCTGCCTCCATCGCCTGCAGTGCCCCTGATCGCTCCAGGAAGATGCGTCGACTGGTGGCGTTCTGGGCGACGGCGAAGCCGAGGGCGAAGACCTTCTGGCGATCGAGGCCGTAGGAGATCATCCGGTTGTTCCACATACTCTGGTCGAACTGGTTGTGTACGGACTCGGAGTCACTGCGGTAGGGGTAGAGCTGCTGGTGGGTGAGGGTGGACTCCGGAATCTGCTGAAGGTGTTCGGCGCGGTGGAAGTCGCGCTCGGCGTCGCTCTTGAGCCTGCGGCCGGTAGCCGCATCCGTGCCGATGCGGTACGTGACGGGCAAGGACGCCCAGGTCGGCGAGGACCGAACCTTCCGGCTCGATCGCATCGCAGCCGCGAGGGCCCTGTCCGGCTCATTCGAAGCGCCCGTGGGTCCCGGTCCGGCACAACGCGTGTTGTCAGGATTCGCCACGGCCGAGTACAGGCATCAGGTCACCTTGCGGATCACGGGACAGTTGAGCAGATCCGCGCCCACCTCCCCGCCAGCGTCGCGAGCCTGGAGGAGCACGAGCCCGCGGCCGGCCAGGACCCGGCGGCCGAGCACTGGCTGCGCGTCGAGCTACGGGCGGAGCGGCCGACTGGTTGCCTCCGGTACTCGCCTCACTCGACCGGCCGTTCGCCATCGAGCGCCCCGATGAACTCCGCGCCCTCGTCATCGCACTCGCCGATCGCTTCACGTCCTATGCCCGCCAAGCCTGACAGGCGAGGAACCAATGTCATGAGACGGCACAGCTAGTCCTCGTCGGCTGTCGTCTCCGGCCGCGCCCGGCCGACTTGGGGCTCAGCGGCCCGCTGGGCGCGGATGCGCAGGATGCCGCCGATGAACAGGTCGTAGAGCAATCGTCAAGTCGTGCAGCCGAGTCAGCGGATGCGGGAGCTCGGCGTCGTCCAGTACGGCACCCCGGACCTCGCCGAGCCGGTTCGCCCCCTCGACCTGCCCGCCGAGCGCGACGCCGCCGAACGATGCTTTGACCAGCTTCACGCCGAGATGGAGCTGATCGGTCAGGTCCATCCCTTCACCGAGGGCATGGGACTGGCCGCCCCGCAGGCTCGCGTTCCACCGCCAAACGCCCCTAACAATCAGTCAGCACACCGGCAGTGAGCGGACGTCCAACCGCGCGAGTCACGACATCGTCGTCACTGGGCTGTGCTGCGCGTCGCGTGTGCGGGCATCTGCCGAGGATGGTCAGATGGATCGGTCCGCCCATCTTCTGGTGGGCTCGGTCACTGCAACCATGCGTCCGGTGCAAGCGCTGGGGCTGGGCAGTCTTTCCAGCGTGACGGGAGGTCGATGGCATGCCCGATGACGAGCACGTGACGGGTGACGGTGCGCTTCCGCACGCGTCGGGTGCCTCCTCCCAGATCCCCGGAGATTTCCGCGCGAACCTGACGCGAGGTGACGACGTCGTCGACGTGGCGACCTGGGCCGGCTCTGTTCCGGCGGCCAGCGGGGTCGCTCCGCGGGTGCGTTTGGGCAGCAGATGGTTCAACCTGCTGTGGCTGCTCCCGATCGGCTTCGTGGGGTTGCTGGGATGCGTCGCCGCAGCGAAGGGACTGCGGGACATGCCGTCGGTACAGCGGTTCATCACCGAGTATCCCGGCATCGACCCGCGCGCGGATCCCGACGGCGCCTACCTGGGCGTCCCGTCATGGGCACGGTGGTCGCACTTTTTCAACCTGTTCTTCATGCTGTTCACCCTGCGGTCGGGACTGCAGATCCTGGCCGATCATCCACGCCTGTACTGGACCCGGCACAGCACCCCGGGTCGGGAATGGTTCCGGATGCAAAAGCCGGTCTCCGCCGACCCGCTGTGGACCGCGAAGCAGGACTCGATCGGCCTGCCCAGCGGGGTCGGCCTTCCCGGGATCCGGCACTCGATCGGTCTGGCCCGGTGGTGGCACCTGGGGGTGAACACGCTGTGGCTGCTCAACGGTGTCGTGTTCTACACGCTGCTGTTCGTCACCGCACAGTGGGAACGCCTGGTCCCCACCAGTTGGAGTGTCTTCCCCAACGCCGCTTCTGTGGCCATCCAGTACATGTCGCTGGACTGGCCGCGGGAGAACGGCTGGGTGGCGTACAACGGGCTGCAACTGCTGGCCTACTTCGTCACGGTCTTCGTCGCGGCACCGCTTGCATTGATCACGGGGCTGGGTATGTCACCGGCGCTGTCGACCCGCTTCAAGCGGCTCAGCCGGGTGCTGAACATCCAGACCGCCCGCTCGGTGCACTTCCTGGTCTTCGCCTGGTTCGTACTGTTCATCGTGGTCCATGTGAGCCTGGTCCTCACGACCGGGCTGCTCACGAACCTCAACCACATCAGCAGCGGCCGCAACGACAGCAGCTGGCTCGGTTTCTGGATCTTCCTCGGCTGGATGGCGGTGGTCGTCGCCGCCTGGGTGGCGGCCACACCGCTGACTCTGCGTCACCCCCGGGTCGTGCAGCGCGTCGGGTACGGGCTCATCGGCCCGGCCCAGCGTCTGTTCGAACACGTGGATCTCTCTGCCGGCGAGTACGGCGAAAAAGACATCTCTCCCTACTTCTGGCACAACGGCCGCTACCCCGACTCTGCCGAGTACAAGGCCCTGCGGTCCAGCGGTTTCGCCGAGTACCGGCTGCGCATCGGCGGCCTGGTCGCCCACCCGGCCGAGCTGTCCCTTGACGACCTGAGGAAACTGCCCGCGCACGAGCAGATCACCCAGCACTTCTGCATCCAGGGCTGGTCCGGTGTCGCCAAGTGGGGCGGCGTGTCCATGGCCACGATCCTCGACCTGGTCGGCCCGGACCCCCACGCAAGATGGGTGGTGTTCTACTCCCTGGGAGAAGGCTCCGACGGCGGCACCTACTACGACGCCCACCCCATCGAACACATGCGCAGCAAGCTCGCCATGCTCGCCTACGACATGAACGACGAGGCACTGTCGTTCGGCCACGGCGCGCCGCTACGGCTGCGCAACGAACTCGAACTCGGCTTCAAACAGGTCAAATGGATCAAGGAGATCGAGTTCGTCGCCGACTTCGCCGACATCGGCAGCGGTTTTGGCGGCTACAACCAGGATCACGAATTCTTCGGCTACCGGCAGTCCTTGTAGCAGTTGTCGACCTGGTGAGCGGGAGGAACACGTAGAGCAGGACAGGTGACGCCGACAGATGGGAGACATTGCAAGAAATCGGGGCAGCACAGCAGCGTGAGGCACCGCCGGACGGCTACGTCGGCGGACAGCCGAGATCAACCCTCTGGGCGACTCCCGCCCGTAGAGTCCTCCTCGGCCACCGAGTTCGGCGAGATGTGATGTACGCCATAAGGGGAAATGGGGAAAGGGACACGATGGCCCGTCGTAGCGCGACACACCAGAAGGTCGGCTCTGCTGGAAAGCAACACGAACTGCGGGGGACACGGTCTCTGCGGAAACAAACCACGTGCGTGAGCTGCACTGGAGCCCGACAGCCCTCGGCATCGTCATGGGCGCCGGCGGTGCCGGCGGCATCCTCGGTGCCCTCGTCTGGCAGCCCCTGGAACGGCGCTGGGGCCCAGGCCCGGTGATGCTCGGAGCGCTCTCCCTCAACCCACTCGCCCAAATCCCTCTGGTTCTCGTCGGACCCGGACTTGGCGGGCAGATCGCCATCGGTATCGGCATGGTCATCCAAACCGGCGCTGCGGTGTGCCACGGCGGCCTCCAGAGGGCGGTCCGCCAGGAACTCGCCCCCGACGAACTCCAAGGGCGGGCCCAGGCAACCGGAGCGTGGCTCGCCTTCAGCCTGCGACCCTTCGCCGCCCTCGCCGCTGGCGGCCTCGGCACGTGGCTAGGGCTCCACCTCACCCTCACGCTCAGCACCGCGGCCCTGGTCATCCCGTTCCTTGTGCTCTGGAACTCACCCGTGCGGGACCTGGGCACGGTCGCCCCCGCTTCCCTGACTGTTGCCGAGGAGCCCGCGAATCCGTGACGATCAACAACCCGGCCACGTACTGGGATCCGCTGTGGACATCAGGGCGCCGCTACCGCCGTCTCAGCCTCGAAGAGCAGCAGCTGACCGGCCAGTTCCTCGGCGCCGGCCACGGTCGGCCCGCGCTCGACGTTGGCTGCGGCGACGGTGTCCTTGCCCGGTATCTGCATGGTGACCTGGGATACCGCACCACAGCGATCGACTGTTCCTCGGCCGCGCTGGAGATCGCGCCCAGGCCGAGCAGGACACGTCCGACGGTCCGCATTTTCAGCGGCTGGACGTCGAGACCGAGGAGATCCGGGCGTTGCCGGAGGCGGGCTACGCCGCCGTCACCTGCCGCTTGGTGTTCGCCTTCATCAAGGACAAGGCGGCCTTCCTCTCCCTCGTCCGATACCTTCTCCCACCCGGCGGGACGTTCTGGGTCGTCACCCCGCTCGCTGAACGCCTCCCGGACGAACGGAAAACCATCGGGATCAGCCCGCAGCACGCCGAATTGCTGACAGCGTCCTGGTCCTCGGTCCACAGCGAAGATCTGGACACCATGCGCTGCTACGCGTTGCGCCCCTGAACCGGTCACCGGTCTCTGGTCCCGGAGCTCTGTTGTCCACTCAGGTCAGGACTTCCCGCAGGAGGGTCAACAAGCCCTCCGTGTCGGTCAAATCAGGGACGACGGCGTCGGCCCCGGCGGCGCGGAGTTCTGCCACCGAGTGGATCCCGGAGGCGACGGCGATGCAGTGTGCCTGGGCGTCATGCGCGGCGCGCACATCGCGGGGCGTGTCCCCGATCAGGACGGTCGGCGCGACGAGAGGGATGCCGTGGGCGGCATGGATACGGGCACGGGCGGCGTCGACGAGACGCGCTCGATCGTCGCTGTCCTCGCCGTACCCGCCGACAGCCATGTCGAGCAGGCCATCAAGCCCGAACGCACGCAGCTTGACGTGGGCATTGGCCGAAATGTTGCCGGTGAGGACTGAGGAACAGATAGCTGGGTCCGCCGCGAGTGCCTTCAACGCGTCCTGGACACCGGGCAGGACATGACCCCGCCGTCGCAGATCTTCCTCGCGGCATCGGCCGGCTTCCTCCAGGGCCTGCTGCGCCCGCTCCCAGTGAGGATCCGGCAAACCGTGCCGGATGAACATCTCGCGCATGATCGCCCGGTCCGTACGCCCCTCCGTTGGAGCAGGCAACTCGGCCTCCCGCCCAGCTAGTGCCTTGAAGGCGCTGGCGTAGATCTCCTTGCTCACACCGGAGTTTTCCACAAGGGTGTGGTCCACGTCCCACAACACAATTCGCTGCACGTGACCAGGGTAGGCAGCGTGAACTACCTGTTCAAAGTGGCCTTGTGGGACGTCCTGGCGTCCCGCAAGATCTTGCCGCGTCACAGGGCGTCCTGCGAGGATGCGATGGTGAACGAGCGGTTGCGTACGGTGATGCTTCAGCGGCAGATCACCCCAGAGGAGCTCGCGGCCTCGTGCCAAGTTGATGTCAAGACGGTGGAGCGCTGGATCAGCATCGGCCGGCAGCCGCTCCGTCGGCACCAATGGGCGGTTGCGAAGCATCTCGGTGTGGACGTGTCGTACCTGTGGCCGCCCGAGGAGGACGAGGCGCAGGGGCAGCCGACCGAGCAGACCGAACTGGTCGCTGCCTTTCCGAACCGCGCGAGCTTCCCGCAGAAGTCCTGGGTCCGCCTCCTGAAGACCGCTCAGGAACATATCGACGTACTGGTGTTCAGCGGCACGTTCTTCGCGCAGACCAACCCGCGCGTTGCGGCGATGCTTGCCGAGCGCTCCGACGCCGGGGTTCAGGTCCGCCTCTGTTTCGGTGACCCATCGGGCAAGGCGGTCACCGTCAGGGACGAGGAAGAAGGCATCGGCGGCACCCTCTCAGCAAAGATCAGGGCGTCCCTCACCTACTACCGCAAGCTGATCGGCACGCCCGGGTGTGAGGTGCGCCTCCACGACACGACCCTCTACAACAGCCTCTTCCGCTTCGATGACGTGCTCCTGGTCAATCCGCACGTCTGGGGGCAGCCCGCCAGTGCAAACCCCCTGTTCGAGCTGCGGCGCCTGGAGGAAGACGGCTGGTTCGACCACTACGCCGGCAGCTTCGATGCGGTCTGGGAGACTGCAAAGCCCTGGTCACCCGAGTCCATGTGAGGAGCGCGGCCCGCGATGGGACGTACGGAGTACTGGTACGACGAGAACGCACCCAAGCCGAACACGTTGATCCCGGCGTGCAACATGCTGGTAGTCCGGGAGTCGGACGGGGTGATCCTCCTGCAGCGGCGCCGCGACACAGGGCAGTGGGCTCTGCCCGGGGGAGCCATGGACATAGGGGAATCCCCGTCGCAGTGCGCAGTCCGGGAATGCAAGGAAGAGACCGGAATCGACGCCGAACCCACCGGGCTCCTCGGCGTGTATTCGGTCCCTGAGCATGTGGTGGCCTACACGGACGGGGAGATCCGACAGGCATACGAGGTCACCGTGATCGGCCGGCCGGTCGGAGGCGAGCCCACCATCAACGACGAGGCCGATGGCGTCCGCTGGATCCTGTCCGGCGAACTGGACTCCTACGACATCCACCACTCCATGCGGAAGCAGATCGCCCACTACCTGGACGGCACGTTCCCTCACGTTGACTGAGCGCCGTGCCCTCCGTTACCGCTCTGCCAAGATCAGCCGGGCTTCAACTCTGTGTACAGCAGCTCGCAGATCCTCATCGGCTCGGCGGATGAATCGGCCGACGATGCTGTCGCGGTCATACCGAGTGAGGATCTCCGCCAGCCGGGCATCCACGGTGGTGGGGGTGCCGTCCGGGGTGGTGGTCATATCGCAGTACACGAGAGCATCCACCAGCTCGGCGTGGTCGAGGATCGGGAACTCGGACTCCAGCTCTTCGCGCAGCCCGCGCTCTTCCGCCTCCAACAGCGCGTACGAATGATTGGCGACCAGCCGTACCAGGCGCTCGTCCGCGGCCGAACGGTCGCGCAGGTAGCGGGCGCCGTCCAGCGGGTGGAACCCTGTCATGGCGAGCGACGGCGTGTAACCGATGTCGTGCAGCATCGCCGCGGCCCACAGTAGTTCCGCATCGTCGCCTAGGATTCCCGCCAGGGACTGCGCCCTTGCGGCAACCCCCTGGGAGTGTGCCCAGCGCCGAGGCAGGGGCTCGGCGAGGAGGGACCCGGCCAGGTCACGGGCCCAAATGGTGAGATCCATGCTGGGCAGACTATGACGTAGGGCGTGGGGGCTGGGCGGTGATCGGCCGGACGTCCCGGGACGTCTTTCGCTTCGATCCCCGGCCGCGATGTCATACGGCATCGTCTCCGGGACGAGCAGCGCGGGGGTCAGTGCTCGGGCTTGGGGGACCGCTGCATGAGCGCGGCGGCGGCTTCGTCGAGGGTGGCCCTCTCGTGCAGCAGGGCGGAGATCACTTGGGTGATCGGCATGTCGACGCCGTGGATATGAGCCAGGGCGAGGATCGCCTCGGCGGATTTGACGCCATCGGTGGTCTGCCGGGTGGCGGCCGTCGCCTGTTCGACGCTCAGGCCGTGGCCGAGATGGGTGCCGAAGGAGCGGTTGCGGGAGAGCGGGGAGGAGCAGGTGGCCACGAGGTCGCCGAGGCCGGCAAGCCCCGCGAGGGTGGCTGGCTGAGCGCCCATGGCCACAGCCAGCCGGGTGGTCTCCGCCAGCCCGCGAGTGATGAGCATCGCCGAGGCGTTGTCGCCCAGGCCCATGCCCGAGGCGATGCCGACCGCCAGGGCGATGACGTTCTTCACCGCGCCACCCAGCTCGCAGCCGATGATGTCGGTGCTGGTGTAGGGCCGGAAGTACGAGGTGCGGCACGCCTGCTGAAAGCGGCGGGCGGCCGCCTCGTCGGGGCAGGCGACGGTGGCGGCGGCGGGCTCGCCGTCCATGATCTCGCGGGCGAGGTTCGGGCCCGACAGCACCGGGACCCGGTCCGCACTGACGCCGGTCACCTCGGTGATGACCTGGCTCGCCCGCTGCCCGCTGCACAGTTCGATGCCCTTCATCAGAGACACGATCACGGTGTCGGGCCCAATGTGCGGCGTCCACAGAGCGAGGTTGGTCCGCAGGGACTGCGCGGGGATGGACAGCACGAGGTAGTCCGCGCCGTGAAGCGCGGCGGAGGGGTCGGTCGTGCCCGCCAGGGAGGCTGGCAGCTCGACGTCCGGGAAGTAACCAGGGTTGCGGTGAACCGTGTTGACCGCGTCGGCGATCTCGTCCCGTCGCGCGTGCACGATGACGTCGGTGCCGGCGTCTGCCAGGATCTTGGCGACTGCGGTACCCCAGGAGCCAGCCGAGAACACCGCCGCACGGGCGGAACGGTGCTAGCTCGCTGCGGGGTCCTCTCGCCGGACACGGGCCCCTCACCGGGGCGGCCGGGCCTGGCCATTCTATCGGCCGTGCCAGGCGCGGCCGGAACGTCGAGGGGCGCCGCAAGGTCAGCAGGACGGTGCGAGGGCTCGGCAGTGCGGGCAGCACCCGGTGCGCCTCGCGCAGCGTCTTTCCTCTGTACCCAGACCAGCTCGCGCACTGCCGCTTCCCGTTTCTGCGGCGCGACTGAGGCGTCCATACATGTGCAGCGAGGCCCCGAGTAGCGAGTGAGTGCCTGCCGGAGACCTTCAGCTCACGGCAGACGGGAAACAGCCCCAACGGACTGGAACCTCCACCGGGATCATGTCAACGTACAACGACCTGGAAAACCCCAGGTCAGTGAAGGTATGTGGGCCTCCGGGTCGAGCCGTCAGATGGTCGGCCCTCCCCAGTCCACAGCCCGCTACTCGGTGCCATGACTGAGCGCAACCCCAAGGAGGTCCAAGGTCTACCTGCCAAATCCCGCAGCCCGATCTGCCCGCTTCACAGCCCCCGTCCTCTTAGCGCTCGGAGCTATGAATGCGTGGATCGCCCGGGGGACGGGGAACTGCAGAGCCCTGTCCACGGTGGTCAGTGTCTGCACCAGTGGGCTGTTCGGTGAGGATCTGCTACAGCGCTGACATTGCGTTGCCCGCGCATCGCGGTGCACCTCGCAGCAGTAACTCGTCGGGACCTAGCGACTGGCCGCTCGACCGAAGCCGAATCGGGGCAGCGAGGGACGGGCCCTCGTCGCGCAGGGCGATACATAGCAGATGATCCCCGGTTACCGAAACCGGGGATCGTGCAGAGCATTGACGGTGTTCGCACGGCTGTGCTTGGCGGTGGAGCCGCAGCGGGCAACGCGGCCATTTCGTCCCCTAAGGTCAAGGAGAGTGAGTATTCTGTCCGATCCGATCAAGAGGCTTCAGCCGAACTCGAAGGGGAAGGTGAGATATCGGTTCGTTGTCGATGTAGGGATCGACCCCGAGACCGGGAAGCGAAAGCAGTTGAGGCGCACCTTCGATTCATTGAAGGAAGCGAAGGCTGAGTACGCGAACATAACTAACCGGCGGAACGAGGGCTCGTTCGTGCCGCCCAACAAGATCACCGTGAACGAATGGCTCGACCGGTGGTTGGCTCTGAAAGCCGATGACCTCGAAGAAACCACCATCTACAGCTATAGGATTACCCTGGACCGAGTTCGGGGGAGACTTGGCAACATCCGCCTCCAGGATCTTACCGAAGAGCATGTGGAAGAGTGGAGAGACTGGGCGCTGACGCATGGCCGTGTGCGTGGCAAAAGGGCTGGGACGCCACTCGGAGTCACAAGTGTGGATATGAGCCTTGCCCGACTGAAGGAAGCTCTAGGGAGGGCCGTTACCCGGCGGTTGGTGCAGGTGAATGTCGCTGCACACGTGACCATACCCCGTAGGGCGCGCAAAGAGGAGCGGAAAAGTAAAGAGGAGGTGCAGCCCTGGAATGTCCAGGAGGTTCAGAAGTTCATCCAGGGTATTAGGGGGGAGCGTCTATACGCTGCGCTTCTTCTTTCGCTGATGGGGCTCCGTCCGGCTGAAGTCTGCGGCCTTCGATGGGAGGACGTTGACTTGGGAAACGCCACGATTGCCATTGCCAACACGCGCACGATGATGGGCAATCGGTACGTAGTGGAGAAGGACACCAAGTCTCTTGCGGGCGAGCGGGTTCTGCCGCTGCCGGCTCTGGTGCTAGCCGCTCTCAAGGCGTTCAGGGCTCTCCAAGTGGAAGAGAGGCTCGCTCTGGGGGAAGCGTATGTGGTGTCCGGCTATGTGTTGGTGCACGAAGCGGGGGATGCCTTCACGATCAAGCAACTTCGTCGGCGCGCGTACCGGCTTATGGAGCTTCTCGGACTCCGTCGCGTCAGGCTCTACGATGCACGCGCGTCGTGCTTTACCTTCCTGGCCAACAACGGTGTCCCGGACCACATCCTCGCGCGATGGGCTGGGCATACGAACGTAAAGACAACCAAGCGGTGGTACGTCAAGCCGGATGTAGAGGATCTTCGCGGAGCCGCCACCACATGGGATGGCCTGCATGGGGTTGCGGAGGAGGAGAGGAGAAGGCGTGACCCATGAGGACTACCAACCGAGTGACTTGGCGAGAGTGGGACGAGGCCCGCTAGGTTCACCCCGGCGATGTGACATCTTGTGACAGATGAGAGGCTCGGACGGGTGAGCGAGACACCACCGAACACCCTGCAATACCGCTTTGACGGGCCAGAAGACGCTCCCGTCCTGATCCTCGGTCCCTCACTGGGTACCACATGGCACATGTGGGACCGTCAGGTTCCCGAGCTGGCCCAGCAGTGGCGGGTGTTCCGCTTCGATCTGCCGGGTCACGGCGGCGCACCCGCCCACCCGGCAGGCTCGGTCTCGGACCTCGCCGAACGGCTGCTCGTCACGCTGGACAGGCTGGGGGTGCAGCGCTTCGGCTACGCGGGCTGCGCCTTCGGCGGCGCGGTGGGCGTGGAGCTGGCCCTGCGTCACCCCGAGCGCGTCGCCTCGCTCGCGCTGATCGCCGCGTCGCCCCGGTTCGGCACGGCCGACGAGTTCCGCCAGCGTGGCGTGATCGTGCGCACCAACGGCCTCGACCCCATCGCCCGCACCTCGCCCGACCGCTGGTTCACCAGTGGGTTCGCGGCCGCGCAGCCGGCGATCACCGAGTGGGCCGTGCAGATGGTGCGCACCACCGACCCCGGTTGCTACATAGCTGCCTGCGAGGCGCTCGCCGCGTTCGACGTGCGCGCCGAGATCGGTCTCGTCGGCGTCCCCACGCTGGTCCTCGCCGGCTCGGACGACCAGGTCACCGGACCCGCCGAGGCCCGCACACTGGTCGCCGGCATCCCGGACGCCCGCCTCGCGGTCGTACCGGGCGCCTCGCACCTGGTCCCGGTGGAGCAGCCGGCCGCCGTCACCGACCTGCTGGTCCGCCATTTCTCCACCGCGTGGCAGCCCGCCTACGACTCGGT contains these protein-coding regions:
- a CDS encoding molybdopterin-dependent oxidoreductase encodes the protein MPDDEHVTGDGALPHASGASSQIPGDFRANLTRGDDVVDVATWAGSVPAASGVAPRVRLGSRWFNLLWLLPIGFVGLLGCVAAAKGLRDMPSVQRFITEYPGIDPRADPDGAYLGVPSWARWSHFFNLFFMLFTLRSGLQILADHPRLYWTRHSTPGREWFRMQKPVSADPLWTAKQDSIGLPSGVGLPGIRHSIGLARWWHLGVNTLWLLNGVVFYTLLFVTAQWERLVPTSWSVFPNAASVAIQYMSLDWPRENGWVAYNGLQLLAYFVTVFVAAPLALITGLGMSPALSTRFKRLSRVLNIQTARSVHFLVFAWFVLFIVVHVSLVLTTGLLTNLNHISSGRNDSSWLGFWIFLGWMAVVVAAWVAATPLTLRHPRVVQRVGYGLIGPAQRLFEHVDLSAGEYGEKDISPYFWHNGRYPDSAEYKALRSSGFAEYRLRIGGLVAHPAELSLDDLRKLPAHEQITQHFCIQGWSGVAKWGGVSMATILDLVGPDPHARWVVFYSLGEGSDGGTYYDAHPIEHMRSKLAMLAYDMNDEALSFGHGAPLRLRNELELGFKQVKWIKEIEFVADFADIGSGFGGYNQDHEFFGYRQSL
- a CDS encoding HAD family hydrolase; the protein is MQRIVLWDVDHTLVENSGVSKEIYASAFKALAGREAELPAPTEGRTDRAIMREMFIRHGLPDPHWERAQQALEEAGRCREEDLRRRGHVLPGVQDALKALAADPAICSSVLTGNISANAHVKLRAFGLDGLLDMAVGGYGEDSDDRARLVDAARARIHAAHGIPLVAPTVLIGDTPRDVRAAHDAQAHCIAVASGIHSVAELRAAGADAVVPDLTDTEGLLTLLREVLT
- a CDS encoding XRE family transcriptional regulator, encoding MNERLRTVMLQRQITPEELAASCQVDVKTVERWISIGRQPLRRHQWAVAKHLGVDVSYLWPPEEDEAQGQPTEQTELVAAFPNRASFPQKSWVRLLKTAQEHIDVLVFSGTFFAQTNPRVAAMLAERSDAGVQVRLCFGDPSGKAVTVRDEEEGIGGTLSAKIRASLTYYRKLIGTPGCEVRLHDTTLYNSLFRFDDVLLVNPHVWGQPASANPLFELRRLEEDGWFDHYAGSFDAVWETAKPWSPESM
- a CDS encoding NUDIX hydrolase — encoded protein: MGRTEYWYDENAPKPNTLIPACNMLVVRESDGVILLQRRRDTGQWALPGGAMDIGESPSQCAVRECKEETGIDAEPTGLLGVYSVPEHVVAYTDGEIRQAYEVTVIGRPVGGEPTINDEADGVRWILSGELDSYDIHHSMRKQIAHYLDGTFPHVD
- a CDS encoding HD domain-containing protein, producing MDLTIWARDLAGSLLAEPLPRRWAHSQGVAARAQSLAGILGDDAELLWAAAMLHDIGYTPSLAMTGFHPLDGARYLRDRSAADERLVRLVANHSYALLEAEERGLREELESEFPILDHAELVDALVYCDMTTTPDGTPTTVDARLAEILTRYDRDSIVGRFIRRADEDLRAAVHRVEARLILAER
- a CDS encoding NAD(P)H-dependent glycerol-3-phosphate dehydrogenase, which encodes MFSAGSWGTAVAKILADAGTDVIVHARRDEIADAVNTVHRNPGYFPDVELPASLAGTTDPSAALHGADYLVLSIPAQSLRTNLALWTPHIGPDTVIVSLMKGIELCSGQRASQVITEVTGVSADRVPVLSGPNLAREIMDGEPAAATVACPDEAAARRFQQACRTSYFRPYTSTDIIGCELGGAVKNVIALAVGIASGMGLGDNASAMLITRGLAETTRLAVAMGAQPATLAGLAGLGDLVATCSSPLSRNRSFGTHLGHGLSVEQATAATRQTTDGVKSAEAILALAHIHGVDMPITQVISALLHERATLDEAAAALMQRSPKPEH
- a CDS encoding tyrosine-type recombinase/integrase; the protein is MSILSDPIKRLQPNSKGKVRYRFVVDVGIDPETGKRKQLRRTFDSLKEAKAEYANITNRRNEGSFVPPNKITVNEWLDRWLALKADDLEETTIYSYRITLDRVRGRLGNIRLQDLTEEHVEEWRDWALTHGRVRGKRAGTPLGVTSVDMSLARLKEALGRAVTRRLVQVNVAAHVTIPRRARKEERKSKEEVQPWNVQEVQKFIQGIRGERLYAALLLSLMGLRPAEVCGLRWEDVDLGNATIAIANTRTMMGNRYVVEKDTKSLAGERVLPLPALVLAALKAFRALQVEERLALGEAYVVSGYVLVHEAGDAFTIKQLRRRAYRLMELLGLRRVRLYDARASCFTFLANNGVPDHILARWAGHTNVKTTKRWYVKPDVEDLRGAATTWDGLHGVAEEERRRRDP
- the pcaDC gene encoding bifunctional 3-oxoadipate enol-lactonase/4-carboxymuconolactone decarboxylase PcaDC, with protein sequence MSETPPNTLQYRFDGPEDAPVLILGPSLGTTWHMWDRQVPELAQQWRVFRFDLPGHGGAPAHPAGSVSDLAERLLVTLDRLGVQRFGYAGCAFGGAVGVELALRHPERVASLALIAASPRFGTADEFRQRGVIVRTNGLDPIARTSPDRWFTSGFAAAQPAITEWAVQMVRTTDPGCYIAACEALAAFDVRAEIGLVGVPTLVLAGSDDQVTGPAEARTLVAGIPDARLAVVPGASHLVPVEQPAAVTDLLVRHFSTAWQPAYDSVTGQTAVPGIPVRAMPTVPPQPQQFLQPVAVAEIAPAPVLQPPQVMGRPDPYDAGLKVRREVLGDAHVDRTLSQADDFAGDFQEFVTRYAWGEVWDRPGLDRRTRSCVTLTALVAGGHLEELAVHTRAALRNGLTPDEIREVLLQAAVYCGLPAANGAFRVAQQIVREETTPTE